The following nucleotide sequence is from Anaerococcus sp. Marseille-Q7828.
TTCTGCTGGAATTGGGAAAATCGGAATAAGCATTGTCGAATCCTACAGAAAACCAGTAAGACAAGCCTTAAGAGAATCAAAGAGATTTAACGAGCCGGAATACATCGACCAAATCGTAGAATACGCATCAGATGTAACAAGCCTTGGCAACCAAGCCGGTGAAGGCTGGCTACTAGCAGGTGAAATGGTAGAGTTGATTCACGCTGGAGCACCAAACATAGTCTGCATCCAACCATTCGGATGCTTGCCAAACCACATAACAGGTAAGGGTGTTATGAAAAAAATCAGAGAAGAATACCCTGAGGCCAATATCGTGGCCATAGACTATGACCCAGGTGCAAGTGAGGTCAACCAAATCAACCGTGTCAAGCTAATGATGAGCCAGGCACGTGACAATTTGAAGCAAAAAGAAATGGCGAATAATAATTAACTATTGAGGGGCTTAGGCCTCTCTTTTTGATTTCAATAAAATGCCATTGATGGTATAATCTTTCTTAAGTAAAAGAAAGAGAGATATATGAAAGCTAAAAGATTTTTTATTACACTTCTTGTAATACTTGTAGGATTTTTCGGATCAAAATTTATACTAGACAGACTTGAAGCTAGCCAAAGATTCAATATCAATGGCAACGAAAACATAATAAACGATGACGCAATAAACAAAGAAGAAGGCCAATATTTGATACTCTTAGTTGGAGTTGATAAGAACGGTAATGACGACAATACTGACTTTACTAGAACAGATACAATTATGCTCATAAGTGCTGACACAAAGACCGGTGAAATGGAGCTTATGTCCATACCTCGTGACTCAAGGGTGAAGATTAGAGACAAGTTTGACAAGGTAAACCACGCCCACGCCTTTGGAGGAATTGAGCTTACTATGCAAACCCTAAGGCAATTCTTGGGCCTTGACATAGACTATTATGTCCAAGTCAACTACCAAGCCTTGATAAACATAGTCGATGCCCTAGGTGGTGTAGACTATGATGTTCCAGAAGGTATCAACATCCACAAGGGTAAAGTAAAAATAAATCCAGGACCAAACCACCTAGATGGTAACGAAGTTATGTGGTATCTAAGAACCAGAAACATCTACAACAACGGAGACATAGGTAGGGTCAATACCCAACAAGCCTTTGTAAAAGCTATGGTAGATGAGATGGTCAAAAAGTCAAAAGATATGAACTTGATGACCTTTATCTCAAACTATATCAAATATGTAAAAACAAATCTACCAATGAGTGCTATGCTTGACTTGGCAGGCCATATCAATAGTTTTTCATCAGACAAAATGTCCACCCATACAGTTCCTGGTATGGAGCAGACCATAAATGGAACAAGCTATTGGATACCAGATTATGATAAGACCTGGCAAATTGTAGATGATAGTTATAGCAACTTCAAACTCAAAAATTGGAAAAAGGAAGACTCTGGTTACGAAGAATACAAGGACTTTGGGCAAATCGAAGACCAATCACAAACATCTGGCATTATAGAAAAAAAAGATGATGGTCAAGCAGAAGAGGCCCCTGTTCCAGAAACTCAAACAATACCAATGCAAAACAACAAGCAAAATTGGCAAGCACCAGCCCAAAATAACAACGAGTCATACCAAGCGCCAGCAGAAAATTATAATAATGATTATGTTGATGATGGTGGCTACGAAGAGTACGAAATAATAGAAATAACTACAACCACGACAGAAGAAGTGCCAGTTGAACAAGGAGAGTAGATCCTCAAGGAGGAAAGATGGATAGGCAAAGACGTCAAAGAAAAGACCAACACATAGAAAATTATCTAAAAACTAGAACAAGAGGAACAACCCTCCTAGACTGCGTATATATAGAGCACAATGCCCTATCAGACGTATCATTAAAGCAAATCGATACATCAGTTGAATTTATGGGCCAAAAGATTGCTATGCCCCTCATGGTAGATGCAATCACAGGTGGAGGCGATTCTTCAGCGAGCATAAATGAAGATTTATCTTCCATATGTGAAAGCATCAATATACCCATGGCAGTAGGAAGTGAATCTATAGCCCTCACAGATGAATCTAGCAGAGAGTCATTTGAACTAGTGAAATTAAAAGAAGATTTATTAAGGATAGGAAATTTGGGCTTTGAAAGAGACTATGAAGATTTTATATTTGCCAGAGACCTCATAGACGCCAAGGCTATGCAAGTCCACCTAAACATCGCCCAAGAGCTTGTGATGAAAGAAGGAGACAATGATTTCCACTCCTCAATAGATATAATAGGAGAACTAGTAGAAAAATTCCCCTATCCAATCATAGTAAAAGAAACAGGATCGGGCATATCAAAAGAAGTAGCCCAAAAACTAATAGAAAAAAATGTCCAATACATTGACGTTGCAGGCAAGGGTGGAACCAACTTCATAGAAATAGAAGACCTAAGAGACTTCGAAATGGACTATTCCGACCTTTACAACTGGGGCATACCAACAGCAAAATCTATAATAGATGTTAGAAGCGTATCAGATGATGTATTTATCATAGCATCAGGTGGCATAAAAACAGCCATGGATGTAGTAAAATCAATAATCATAGGAGCAGATATGGCAGCCATGACTGGAGAAGTTCTAAACTACCTATTAAGAGGTGGCTACCAAGCCTGCGAAGACTTCCTAAAAGAAGTCAACCACAAAATAAAAATTATAATGGCTCTACTAGGAGTAAGAAACATAGAAGAACTTAAAAAAGTAGATTATAAACTCATAGGAGAGCTAAAAGAATTAGTAGAAGGCTAGGAACCCCTGGTCTTTTTTCATGGAAAAAAGAGGAAAAAAGCTTTTTTATTTGAATGAATATATTTTTTTATTAATTTATTCTTTATAAGGAGCATTTCTTAAGCAACGGTTATTCTAGAGGGGAGCTCTGTCAAGAACCAACTGAAGGATTTTTTAAAGAAAACAGAAATGAAACATTTCTCTTTTAGTTCAAAAGTTTTGAATGTCTTATATTCTTTCTCTTATTTTAGGCTATACCCTTGTACCTCGGGGGATAGGAATTAGGGGTAGCGGAGACCCCTTTTTCCTTTCCCCCGATCCCCCTAAACCTTCTATACCCCCACCGCTCCTGCGGAGAGCAATGAGCAGTAGAAGTTTGCTTCGCAAATTCTTTTATTTTGATTTTATTAACTACCTGTATTATTCCAACACACCTGTCATTCTTGAGGGAGCTAAAGCGACCGAAGGATCTTTATCTACAACATTAATCTACTAAAAATCATATAGCTTAATATAGCTTAGAGGTGGAAAAAATTGGTGTTTTTAAATCTCATAATTTCGTTTGGAAAATCGCACTGTTTGAGCGTAGCGAGTTTGCGATTTTTAGAAATTTGAGATTGATAAAACCCAATTTTTGATGTAGATATAATACTCCGCCCCACGCGAGTGGCAGAGGGGTGCAATGGGTCGGGGGTCCGGGGAAGGGCAAAAGGGGCCTCTGCCGCCCCTACCGCCCTGCTCCCCGGAGTCGAAGGTATATCATAAAATAATAACTAAATTTAAGATATTTATTCCATAATAAATAAAAAATATTTCTTTATAAATGCTTATTTATTCCATTGAGCAATAAACAATTTAGTTATAGATATTTAGAAAATATCTATTGGTCATTATTTTACTTATATTTAATCAATTTTATTGCAATTTTTCACGTTTTATATGATAATTAACCTATAAAATATAGGAAGGTGGTAAAGATGCTTAATAATGATGTAACTATTGCTTTAAGTTTTATATTGGCAGTTATTTCACTGATATCTGTTCTGTTTACTGATAAGAAAATTCTTTTTGCCATAATTACTATTGGTCTTTTTGGATTTTTCTATTATCAAAATTCAATACACAATGTAGCAGATAATATGACTATCGTTACCTTTGTTATGGGAATCTCTTTGTTAGCCCTTGAGATTTTCATTCCTAGTTTTGGCATTATTGGTATCATTGGTACAATTTTGACTGTCTATTCTGTTATGGATAGCTATGAAAATAGTGAGACTGGAATAGCTGTTTTAGTTTTATCTGCTCTTGCTATAATTCTTACTGTGACAATTTATGTCAAGTTAGGTTTTTCTAATAATCTTTTTGACTCTTTTGTTTTAAAGAATGAAAATTCGGCACAAAGAGGCTTCAATAGCAAAAAAGATTATAGTGATTTGATAGGCAAGACTGGCAAATCTAAGACTATTCTTAGACCGACAGGTAGGGTTGAGATTGATGGCATATCCTATGATGCAAAGAGCGATTCCGATTTTATCGCAAAAGAGAAAGATGTTGAGGTTACTGGCATTCGTGATGGCCACATAATAGTAAAGGAGAAAATATGGACTTTATAATACCAGCAGCAATTATAATAATCGTACTTATAGTATTTTTCACAATGGTTCCAGTGGGACTTTGGATTACAGCTAGATTTTCGGGAGTTAACATTTCAATGGCAAGCCTTGTTGCTATGCGTTTTAGAAGGCTAAATCCTAATCTAATTGTAAATGCTCTTATCAAATCCCACCAAGCAGGTATTCCAATTAGAACTGAAGACTTGGAAAGTCACTACCTAGCAGGTGGTAACATCAACCAAGTTGTTGATGCCCTTATAGCAGCAGAACGTGCAAATATTGACTTAACATTTGAACAAGCAGCAGCAATCGACCTTGCTGGTCGTAATGTGTTCGAAGCTGTACAAGTTTCTGTAACACCAAAGGTTATCAATACACCAGTGATTGCAGCAGTTGCAAAAAACGGTATTGAAGTAAAAGTTATTGCAAAAGTAACTGTTCGTGCCAACATAGATAGACTTGTCGGTGGTGCCGGTGAAGAAACAATCATAGCCCGTGTTGGTGAAGGTATTGTAACAACAGTTGGTTCTGCAGATTCTCATGCCCAAGTTTTGGAAAACCCAGACAATATTTCCCAAACAGTTTTACTAAAGGGTCTTGATTCTGGTACAGCTTACGAAATCTTATCAATAGACATAGCTGATGTGGATGTCGGACGTAACGTAGGTGCAGAACTTCAACGTGACCAAGCTGAAGCTGATAAGAATATTGCCCAAGCCAAAGCCGAAGAACGCCGTGCCCAAGCTATTGCCCTTGAACAAGAAAACAAGGCAAAAGTTGTGGAAGCAGAAGCAAGAATACCAGAAGCTATTGCAAAGGCCTTTGAAGAAGGCAATCTTGGCATCATGGACTATTACAATATGAGAAATGTGAATGCAGATACAAAAATGCGTGAAAGCCTATCAGATGTAGATTCTGGTGATTTTGATGTCTAGGAAAAACAATAAGAAAAACTCCTACAAATCCTTTGATGATTGGCTAAACTCTGCCAAGAAATCAATAAATGAGTTTAAAGAAGAAATCGAAAGAGAACTAGAAGAAGAGGAAAATAAGAAAAAAGCCTCAGAATCCTCTGGCAAAAAGACAGTATATAGAAGATTTTCTGACAATGCTGACCTAAAAGAGCTTTTTCCAAGACCACAAAAGTCTAATCCTAGCCAAACTATAATGGATAAGAAATCCCACGAGGGCAATGTTAATCCAAAGGGAAGTATTAGTGGTAGTCCTATCATGGGCAATGAGGGAGATCCAGTAAATCCAGAGCTTAGAAAGAGGCTTGAAGAAAAAAGACGAGCTGAAAGAAATGCAGCAAGAAAAAAAGAAGAGAAGCTATCTATAGAAAGCTACAAGAGAAAATCTGTCAAAGAAGCTGAAAAGAAAGCTCAGATATCTTCTTTCAAAAAGTCTTTGAAAAACAAAGAAACATTTAGAAAGGCAATCCTTGCCTCAGAAATCCTAGGCCCTCCACTTTCTAAAAGAAATAATCATTAAAAAAGGTATAATAGAAAGACAAGAAAGCAATCGGAGGGATTGATATTAATAGAAGTATTAAGATAGATAATCAAAATGATATAAGAACCCTATTTGGAAATTTTGATTCCAATAGAAAATATATAGAAGAACGTTTCAATACAAAAATAAAACTTGCTGACGATGGAATTGAAGTAAGTGGCGAAGGCATAAACACAGAATTTGCCAAAGAGCTAATCATAGAACTATTAAATGAAATCAAGAAAAATGGTTCTATCGACTTTCAAAAGATAAAGTACCATGCAGATATGCTTGAACGCGAAAACAAGGATGTGATAAAACAAGCCTTGGATGATGCAATCATCACAACAGCAACAGGTAAGCCAATCAAACCAAAGACCTTGGGCCAACAAGCCTACATCGAAAAGATCAAAAACAATGATGTAGTCTTTGGCATTGGTCCAGCTGGTACAGGCAAAACCTACCTTGCAGTAGCCATGGCAGTAAGAAGTTTCAAGCAAGGTGAAGTCAATAGAATAATTTTGACTCGCCCTGCAGTTGAAGCTGGTGAAAGCCTTGGTTTCTTGCCAGGAGATTTGCAAGATAAGGTTGATCCATATCTTAGACCCCTTTATGATGGACTTTTTGAAATCCTGGGCTTTGAAACCTACCAAGGTTTTGTTGAAAAAGGCATGATAGAAGTAGCTCCCCTTGCTTACATGAGAGGTAGGACCTTGGATAATGCCTTTGTCATCCTAGATGAGGCTCAAAACACCACAAGTGAGCAAATGAAGATGTTTTTGACTCGCTTGGGATATGGATCAAAGGCCATCATAACAGGTGATAAGACTCAGGTAGACCTTCCAAGAGGTAGGATGAGTGGGCTAAAAACAGCCGAACGCATATTAAAAAATATCAATGGCATAGGCTTTCAAAACTTCTCGTCAATAGATGTTGTTAGACACCCGCTTGTACAAAAGATAATCGACGCTTACGACAGAGATGACCAAGCAAGAGAAGCAAAAAAACTTGAAGCAAAGAACAAAGAAGCTGAATAAAGTAGGTAGTAAATGAATCTTTTAATCACAAATGAAACTAATGAAAAAATAGAAATGGATGAGAAGTTAGAGAGCGTTATAAAAACAGTCCTTGAAACTGAGGGGCTTTCTTTGGCTTATGAAGTTTCTATTACTTTTGTAG
It contains:
- a CDS encoding LCP family protein, with protein sequence MKAKRFFITLLVILVGFFGSKFILDRLEASQRFNINGNENIINDDAINKEEGQYLILLVGVDKNGNDDNTDFTRTDTIMLISADTKTGEMELMSIPRDSRVKIRDKFDKVNHAHAFGGIELTMQTLRQFLGLDIDYYVQVNYQALINIVDALGGVDYDVPEGINIHKGKVKINPGPNHLDGNEVMWYLRTRNIYNNGDIGRVNTQQAFVKAMVDEMVKKSKDMNLMTFISNYIKYVKTNLPMSAMLDLAGHINSFSSDKMSTHTVPGMEQTINGTSYWIPDYDKTWQIVDDSYSNFKLKNWKKEDSGYEEYKDFGQIEDQSQTSGIIEKKDDGQAEEAPVPETQTIPMQNNKQNWQAPAQNNNESYQAPAENYNNDYVDDGGYEEYEIIEITTTTTEEVPVEQGE
- the fni gene encoding type 2 isopentenyl-diphosphate Delta-isomerase, with translation MDRQRRQRKDQHIENYLKTRTRGTTLLDCVYIEHNALSDVSLKQIDTSVEFMGQKIAMPLMVDAITGGGDSSASINEDLSSICESINIPMAVGSESIALTDESSRESFELVKLKEDLLRIGNLGFERDYEDFIFARDLIDAKAMQVHLNIAQELVMKEGDNDFHSSIDIIGELVEKFPYPIIVKETGSGISKEVAQKLIEKNVQYIDVAGKGGTNFIEIEDLRDFEMDYSDLYNWGIPTAKSIIDVRSVSDDVFIIASGGIKTAMDVVKSIIIGADMAAMTGEVLNYLLRGGYQACEDFLKEVNHKIKIIMALLGVRNIEELKKVDYKLIGELKELVEG
- a CDS encoding NfeD family protein — protein: MLNNDVTIALSFILAVISLISVLFTDKKILFAIITIGLFGFFYYQNSIHNVADNMTIVTFVMGISLLALEIFIPSFGIIGIIGTILTVYSVMDSYENSETGIAVLVLSALAIILTVTIYVKLGFSNNLFDSFVLKNENSAQRGFNSKKDYSDLIGKTGKSKTILRPTGRVEIDGISYDAKSDSDFIAKEKDVEVTGIRDGHIIVKEKIWTL
- the floA gene encoding flotillin-like protein FloA (flotillin-like protein involved in membrane lipid rafts), with the translated sequence MDFIIPAAIIIIVLIVFFTMVPVGLWITARFSGVNISMASLVAMRFRRLNPNLIVNALIKSHQAGIPIRTEDLESHYLAGGNINQVVDALIAAERANIDLTFEQAAAIDLAGRNVFEAVQVSVTPKVINTPVIAAVAKNGIEVKVIAKVTVRANIDRLVGGAGEETIIARVGEGIVTTVGSADSHAQVLENPDNISQTVLLKGLDSGTAYEILSIDIADVDVGRNVGAELQRDQAEADKNIAQAKAEERRAQAIALEQENKAKVVEAEARIPEAIAKAFEEGNLGIMDYYNMRNVNADTKMRESLSDVDSGDFDV
- a CDS encoding PhoH family protein, which translates into the protein MRTLFGNFDSNRKYIEERFNTKIKLADDGIEVSGEGINTEFAKELIIELLNEIKKNGSIDFQKIKYHADMLERENKDVIKQALDDAIITTATGKPIKPKTLGQQAYIEKIKNNDVVFGIGPAGTGKTYLAVAMAVRSFKQGEVNRIILTRPAVEAGESLGFLPGDLQDKVDPYLRPLYDGLFEILGFETYQGFVEKGMIEVAPLAYMRGRTLDNAFVILDEAQNTTSEQMKMFLTRLGYGSKAIITGDKTQVDLPRGRMSGLKTAERILKNINGIGFQNFSSIDVVRHPLVQKIIDAYDRDDQAREAKKLEAKNKEAE